CGGCCACCCGGTAGGCCACCGCGATGCGGGAATTGGACAGCAAATTGCCGATCATGGCCACACAACCATGATGCTCCACCAGTCGTTCCGCCGCCATCACCGCGCTGGGGGGCAGACTGCCATCGTCTTCCACCACCAGTCGCAAAGGCCGACCCAATACCCCGCCGTTTTCGTTCACCTCACGGGCGGCCAGTTCGGCGGCCATGCTGATCTCCGCACCATACATCCCCACCACACCGGTCATCGGTGACATCAGGCCCAACACCACCTCATGATCGTTGTATGATTTTTTCATGAGCTTTAATCATTCGCTCCCGCTCGGCTCGACTGCGCGCTTGTCCACAAAAAATTCTGCAATGCCTGTTTGACCTTTTCAAACTCCGGGCCAGTTGCACGCCAAGACTCCAGTACCCGCATGGAGTCGGCGTAATCACTCTCCATCACCCGTCCCAACTCCGCCAAACGGGCCGCCCCCATGGTCAGACTGGAAGACTTCAGGGTATGGGCCGCGACCCGCACCCCTTCCGGATCTCCTCGTTCCAGGGCCAGTTCCAGTTCGATCAGCAGTTCCGGCGTGCGTTCACAATAATGTTCCACCATTTTGACCAGCAGATCGGATCCCCCTTTCCGGGCCAGGGCCACAATCTGCTCCAAGGCCACCGGATCCAGGACCAAAGGCGTCATCCCCGCTTCTCCAAAGCCATTTTCCAGATCGACACCGCAGCCCGGATCCGCTCCCGACAAGCAAGCCAATCCATCCTCCCTCTCCAACACCTGCCCCGCCCCGAACGCCACACCGGACGATACAGTGGCCATCACGGGACGCATCCCCCCATGGCAGGATGGCAACCAGCGTTGCAACAGCTTGACCAGATCCGACTGGCTGAAAGGCTTGTGCAAATAGTCGTCCATGCCGGCTTCCAGGCTCAACCTCCGGCTTTCCTCCAGGACATGGGCGGTCAGGGCGATGATTGGAGTCCGGGGCAGAGCGGCCTGTTTTTCCAACCGGCGCAACCGTCGGGTGGTCTCGAAACCATCCAGGATGGGCATTTCACAATCCATGAAAATGGCATCGAACGGTACCGTCGCGCTCTTCACCGCCGTCAACGCCTGCTGACCATTGCGCGCCACCGTCACCCGGAAACCGAACAACTCCAAAGTGGCTGCTGCCACCTCCTGATTGACCAGATTGTCTTCCACCAGCAATACATGTCCGTCAAAACGGGCGTTCTCCAGCAAAGCAGGCGCCTGCGTCCGCTCCCAATCCTCCAAATCCTTACGGTCCCCGGCCTGCTGCTTGCCGAAACGCACCGTGAAACCGAATTTCGCCCCCTGCCCCGGTTCACTCTCCACCCACACTTCCCCATCCATGACCCGTACCAACTGCCGGGTGATGGCCAAACCCAATCCGGAGCCTCCAAACTTGCGGGCGATGGAAGAGTCGACCTGGGAAAACGGCTGAAACAGATTCGGCACATACTCCGGGGCAATGCCGATGCCGGTATCGATCACCTCAAACCGCATCAGCACATCCGCCTCCCGTTCCTCCTGCACCCCCACCTCCAGGGTCACCGACCCCTTCTCGGTGAACTTGATGGCATTGCCCACCAGATTGAACAGAATCTGATTGAGCCGATAAGGATCCCCCAATAGATGAACCGGTACCCCCTCGGCGATCCGACATGTAAAACCCAGTCCCTTGTTGTGAGTCTGGGTGGCAAACATGTTGCGCAAGTCCTGAATCAGCTCCTCCAACTCGAACCGGAACAGCTCCAGCACCAGACGCCCGGCCTGAATCTTGGACAAATCCAGAATGTCGTTGATGATGCGCAGCAGCGTGCGCCCGGAACGGTGAATGGTATCGACATAATGGCGTTGTTTTTCCGTCAAGTCGGTACGCAGGATCAGATCCGCCATGCCCAACACCCCGTTCATGGGGGTACGGATTTCGTGACTCATGGAGGCCAGAAACCGCTCCTTGGCCTGATGGGCGGATTCCGCCTGTTCTTTGCTCTGGCGCAACCGCTCCTCCCAGCGTTTGCGCATGACCAGATTCATGGTGTCTTCAC
Above is a genomic segment from Magnetococcales bacterium containing:
- a CDS encoding response regulator codes for the protein MLRLASGKARLFLLLGIMVLVVFLSTGSTLYVLYQRTLDSESVRLSALASSQVRLINTLHELVFQDPRYTETSDDKPIIALLSRIYQDWYKGLGFTGEILFAHRHGEQIQFLFRQRPADNTATLPEYIAWSDQDKATPMRYALEKKSGVVIGKDYQGTEVLAAYEYIAPLALGMVIKIDMAELRAPVMESVAQTVTLTLMLLGVGGVVFIRIGDVVIRRLAESQLTLKTIFEAASDGITLLVPETGLLQMANARFCQMTGFKLAEIRGLRIAELNPDGTLLSFIDQFQHADPGSTRNHGDIPLRCRDGSVLYVDATLSPMRLRRHNHYLLMLRDATERRRVLAARMVNEERMRLMMEINRSAMDASMQALCDQSLAVAETLTRSGIGCIHLLDEESCGFELISWDWKGSACPWPLQGFPERAEAWAEMMLDFKPMICNDYQSNRDAREQGDEPVSVTRFLSVPVLVHGKVQMMLVVGNKPEPYDDEDVRQLQSVGEDTMNLVMRKRWEERLRQSKEQAESAHQAKERFLASMSHEIRTPMNGVLGMADLILRTDLTEKQRHYVDTIHRSGRTLLRIINDILDLSKIQAGRLVLELFRFELEELIQDLRNMFATQTHNKGLGFTCRIAEGVPVHLLGDPYRLNQILFNLVGNAIKFTEKGSVTLEVGVQEEREADVLMRFEVIDTGIGIAPEYVPNLFQPFSQVDSSIARKFGGSGLGLAITRQLVRVMDGEVWVESEPGQGAKFGFTVRFGKQQAGDRKDLEDWERTQAPALLENARFDGHVLLVEDNLVNQEVAAATLELFGFRVTVARNGQQALTAVKSATVPFDAIFMDCEMPILDGFETTRRLRRLEKQAALPRTPIIALTAHVLEESRRLSLEAGMDDYLHKPFSQSDLVKLLQRWLPSCHGGMRPVMATVSSGVAFGAGQVLEREDGLACLSGADPGCGVDLENGFGEAGMTPLVLDPVALEQIVALARKGGSDLLVKMVEHYCERTPELLIELELALERGDPEGVRVAAHTLKSSSLTMGAARLAELGRVMESDYADSMRVLESWRATGPEFEKVKQALQNFLWTSAQSSRAGAND